The following coding sequences lie in one Thermodesulforhabdaceae bacterium genomic window:
- a CDS encoding nucleoside recognition domain-containing protein: protein MDTVPLKNGIKKGLSGFIWMIEIILPISYLTAVLSWTGILEKLTAIIAPIMHLLGLPGISAIPIIVGALTSVYGGIAAMSVLPFSKEEMILMANFILICHNMIQETVIQSKSGIKAWKAVMVRVTAATVTVFLLGFFIKTGVHEGNVRDVASSVTVHQSFLEMTISWAIGTGKLCIKIFFIIMAIMIFLEVAKAKGWISIIVKATKPALKMLGLSERVGLLWMTAVVFGLAYGGAVIVEEAKNGDIPQDELEALQLSVGINHSMVEDPTLFLPLGLPPFWLWVPRLIVAMVTTRLFAFAVRLKNMKLLSEKA, encoded by the coding sequence ATGGACACTGTTCCCTTGAAAAACGGTATCAAAAAGGGACTATCAGGGTTTATATGGATGATTGAAATCATCCTGCCCATATCCTACCTGACGGCAGTCCTTTCCTGGACAGGGATTCTGGAAAAGCTAACCGCAATAATTGCGCCTATTATGCATCTTCTGGGCCTTCCTGGCATAAGCGCTATTCCTATTATCGTGGGGGCTCTCACCAGCGTCTATGGAGGAATTGCCGCCATGTCCGTCTTGCCCTTCTCAAAAGAAGAAATGATCCTGATGGCGAATTTTATTCTTATATGCCACAATATGATCCAGGAAACGGTAATTCAATCCAAATCCGGTATCAAGGCGTGGAAGGCTGTTATGGTTAGAGTGACAGCCGCAACTGTAACAGTGTTCCTGCTGGGATTTTTCATTAAGACCGGTGTGCACGAAGGAAATGTCCGTGATGTCGCTTCAAGCGTAACAGTTCACCAGAGCTTCCTGGAAATGACAATTTCCTGGGCAATTGGAACTGGTAAGCTATGCATAAAAATTTTCTTCATTATTATGGCTATCATGATTTTTCTTGAAGTGGCCAAGGCAAAGGGCTGGATTTCTATAATTGTAAAAGCGACGAAGCCAGCCTTAAAAATGCTGGGATTGTCAGAGCGAGTGGGACTGTTGTGGATGACGGCTGTGGTCTTTGGACTGGCTTACGGAGGAGCAGTAATTGTCGAGGAAGCTAAAAACGGCGACATTCCCCAAGACGAACTGGAAGCACTTCAATTGTCTGTGGGCATAAATCACTCGATGGTCGAAGATCCCACTTTGTTCTTGCCTCTCGGGTTACCACCGTTCTGGCTCTGGGTTCCCCGCCTTATTGTTGCAATGGTAACCACCAGGCTGTTTGCTTTTGCAGTAAGATTAAAAAATATGAAACTTCTGAGCGAAAAAGCTTGA
- a CDS encoding ferredoxin produces the protein MPKKIVIDAECCVGCGTCQELCPEVFKLDEASEKSTVIKPEGGSECVEDAIRSCPGECISWAN, from the coding sequence ATGCCGAAAAAAATCGTTATAGATGCAGAGTGCTGTGTTGGTTGTGGAACCTGTCAAGAACTATGCCCCGAAGTCTTTAAGCTCGATGAAGCTTCCGAAAAATCTACTGTGATTAAACCTGAAGGCGGAAGCGAATGTGTAGAAGATGCTATTAGATCCTGCCCGGGTGAATGTATCTCATGGGCTAATTGA
- the purD gene encoding phosphoribosylamine--glycine ligase, giving the protein MKVLVVGSGGRDHAIAWKFLQSPRVKKVYVAHGNAGIAQIAECVNAQTVEEIADFAEKEKIDLTFVGPEKPLSAGIVDEFRKRGIPIVGPDKRASRLESSKCDTKVLLRDLGIPVAEFAIFDDPDKAKQYVRSVGYPVVVKADGLAAGKGSIVCSTPEEAEEAVHSIMVDRIFGDAGNRVDIEKRLYGRELSFFCFTDGETILPMVAAQDYKRAYDGDQGKNTGGMGSYSPHPWLTEELTEHIMSRVARPLVKGISERGIHYEGVIYLGLMLVEEHNSITPYVLEINIRLGDPEAQVILPRLKTDLVDVCEAISTRRLKEIRLDWDPSYYLCLIAVSGRCKGKKGWYKGYPDRYKIGVPIKGLEEVDPSCIVFHSGTGIGDNGELVTTGGRVFGIISRGSTLAEAREIAYREMKKVSFEGMYYRSDIGKE; this is encoded by the coding sequence ATGAAGGTTCTTGTGGTAGGAAGCGGTGGAAGAGACCATGCGATAGCGTGGAAGTTCCTTCAGAGCCCTAGAGTTAAAAAAGTCTATGTTGCTCACGGCAACGCTGGCATAGCTCAAATAGCCGAATGCGTTAACGCTCAAACAGTTGAAGAGATAGCCGACTTTGCAGAAAAGGAAAAGATTGATCTAACCTTCGTTGGCCCAGAAAAGCCCCTTTCTGCTGGCATAGTGGACGAATTCAGGAAGCGTGGTATTCCTATAGTAGGACCGGACAAAAGGGCGAGCCGCCTTGAATCGAGCAAGTGCGACACAAAGGTGCTGCTCAGAGATCTTGGCATACCTGTGGCTGAATTCGCCATTTTTGATGATCCCGACAAGGCCAAACAATATGTTCGATCTGTGGGCTATCCTGTGGTTGTTAAAGCGGACGGACTCGCCGCAGGGAAAGGTTCCATTGTATGTAGCACTCCAGAAGAAGCAGAAGAGGCTGTTCACTCTATAATGGTTGATCGAATATTTGGAGACGCAGGAAATAGAGTGGACATAGAAAAAAGGCTTTACGGTAGAGAATTATCATTCTTCTGCTTTACCGATGGAGAAACCATTCTTCCGATGGTTGCCGCTCAGGATTACAAGCGAGCCTACGATGGCGACCAGGGAAAAAACACTGGCGGAATGGGATCTTACAGTCCTCACCCGTGGCTAACTGAAGAACTTACAGAACATATCATGAGCCGGGTTGCTCGCCCCCTTGTAAAGGGCATCAGCGAACGCGGAATCCACTACGAAGGCGTAATTTACCTTGGATTAATGCTTGTTGAAGAACATAATTCCATTACCCCCTATGTGTTAGAAATCAACATCAGACTTGGCGATCCTGAAGCTCAGGTTATTCTACCTCGCCTTAAAACCGATCTTGTTGATGTTTGTGAAGCCATATCCACACGCCGGCTAAAAGAAATTCGTCTGGATTGGGATCCTTCATACTATCTGTGTCTTATAGCTGTTAGTGGTCGATGCAAGGGCAAAAAAGGATGGTATAAGGGTTATCCAGATAGATACAAAATTGGAGTGCCAATTAAAGGACTGGAAGAGGTGGATCCTTCTTGTATTGTCTTTCATTCGGGGACTGGAATTGGAGATAATGGAGAATTGGTGACTACAGGTGGAAGAGTCTTTGGGATTATAAGTCGAGGTTCCACTCTAGCGGAAGCTAGAGAAATCGCCTATAGGGAAATGAAAAAAGTAAGTTTTGAAGGTATGTATTACAGAAGCGACATCGGGAAGGAGTAA
- a CDS encoding leucyl aminopeptidase: MIFSWKTEPYNGCADAIVIFSFEETRDTIIQHPWIAKVLPWLKEMPWWNDFSAKKEQIMTGYSPSGVPFRKIILAGLGKKDEHNQDVLYSVWAKTFNEASEKGITKIAFPFPIFELLSEDLHWFLRELLFTGFSVSYEYREFKTKPAETKKQIEEQVVLLKTEPNGAILDVLSYLKSLENGIVRARNLINAPSNEITPERLAREARAIAETYNLKCTIIDQEEAERMGMGAFVGVAKGSANPGYVIVLEYCPRGCENEKPLVFVGKGITFDTGGISIKPASGMELMKHDMAGAATVLGAMEIVGTMKPPRRVVGVMPCAENMPDGKAYRPGDVLKTLSGQTVEVITTDAEGRLILCDAITYAVKTYSPALIVDLATLTGACIIALGDRVAGILGNKDDVVEKISTLGNRVGEKLWPLPLWDFYAEDIKSDIADFKNVGNRKAGTIIGGIFLKQFVPKEIPWAHIDIAGPAWAEKPWFQMPKGATAFGIRTLIELVKAWEI; this comes from the coding sequence ATGATTTTTTCCTGGAAAACCGAACCTTACAATGGCTGTGCAGACGCTATTGTAATTTTCTCCTTTGAAGAAACAAGGGATACCATTATTCAGCACCCCTGGATAGCAAAAGTTCTCCCCTGGCTGAAAGAAATGCCCTGGTGGAACGATTTTTCAGCCAAAAAAGAGCAAATAATGACTGGTTATAGCCCCTCTGGCGTTCCCTTCAGGAAAATAATTCTTGCCGGGTTGGGTAAAAAAGATGAGCATAATCAGGATGTTCTTTACTCTGTCTGGGCTAAAACTTTTAATGAAGCCTCTGAAAAAGGAATCACTAAAATAGCCTTTCCATTTCCGATTTTTGAACTTCTTTCAGAAGATTTGCACTGGTTCCTTAGAGAACTCCTCTTCACGGGATTTTCTGTTTCCTACGAATACCGGGAATTTAAAACCAAGCCTGCAGAAACTAAAAAGCAAATTGAAGAACAGGTTGTCCTACTGAAAACCGAACCCAATGGAGCTATTCTTGATGTGCTCAGCTACCTGAAAAGTCTGGAAAACGGCATAGTGAGAGCCCGCAATCTAATTAATGCTCCCTCTAATGAGATTACCCCTGAACGACTCGCCAGGGAAGCCAGAGCTATTGCCGAAACCTATAACCTGAAATGCACAATAATAGACCAGGAAGAAGCCGAAAGGATGGGCATGGGCGCCTTTGTGGGCGTCGCTAAGGGAAGTGCCAACCCTGGTTATGTTATCGTATTGGAATATTGTCCACGGGGCTGTGAAAACGAAAAGCCTCTGGTGTTTGTTGGAAAAGGCATCACTTTTGACACGGGGGGAATTTCCATCAAACCAGCTTCAGGTATGGAACTTATGAAGCACGACATGGCTGGAGCTGCCACAGTCCTTGGAGCCATGGAAATTGTGGGCACAATGAAACCTCCTAGAAGAGTTGTTGGCGTTATGCCCTGCGCTGAAAACATGCCCGATGGAAAAGCCTATCGTCCAGGAGATGTGTTAAAAACTCTTTCAGGACAGACGGTTGAAGTTATCACAACGGACGCTGAAGGGCGGCTAATCCTGTGCGATGCCATAACCTACGCCGTAAAAACCTATTCGCCTGCTCTTATTGTGGATCTAGCAACTCTCACAGGAGCCTGCATTATTGCGCTGGGGGATCGCGTTGCCGGGATTCTTGGCAATAAAGACGACGTCGTCGAAAAAATTAGCACATTGGGTAATCGTGTTGGGGAAAAGCTCTGGCCCCTTCCGCTCTGGGATTTTTATGCCGAGGACATTAAAAGCGATATTGCCGATTTCAAAAACGTAGGAAACCGCAAAGCCGGAACCATAATCGGGGGAATTTTCTTAAAACAGTTTGTCCCCAAGGAAATTCCCTGGGCGCACATAGATATTGCCGGTCCAGCCTGGGCAGAAAAACCATGGTTCCAGATGCCAAAAGGAGCAACAGCTTTTGGAATCAGAACACTCATTGAACTGGTGAAAGCATGGGAGATTTAA
- the nth gene encoding endonuclease III yields the protein MGDLKEKLENIIEALRKEYPEAPLELKFSNPFELLVAVILSAQCKDERVNQVTTKLFKQCKTPQDFINIPVEQLEEIIRPTGFFRQKARTLKNCAEMLEKRFGGKVPENIDDLTKLPGVGRKTAAMVLGNAYGIEEGIAVDRHVQRVVNRLGVSGSSQPEIIERELMNLVPKTIWTWFSNALILHGRRTCTAKNPKCNACSLQPWCDYGKQS from the coding sequence ATGGGAGATTTAAAAGAAAAACTCGAAAATATCATCGAAGCGCTTCGGAAAGAATATCCCGAAGCGCCCCTTGAATTGAAGTTTTCAAATCCTTTTGAACTTCTTGTGGCAGTGATTCTTTCTGCTCAATGTAAGGACGAAAGAGTAAATCAAGTAACCACAAAGCTATTCAAGCAATGCAAGACGCCTCAAGACTTCATCAACATTCCTGTTGAGCAGCTTGAAGAAATCATACGCCCCACGGGATTTTTCAGGCAAAAAGCACGAACTCTAAAAAACTGTGCGGAAATGCTGGAAAAACGTTTTGGCGGCAAAGTGCCGGAAAATATCGATGATCTCACTAAACTCCCCGGAGTTGGCAGAAAAACAGCGGCTATGGTGCTCGGAAACGCCTACGGTATTGAAGAAGGTATAGCCGTTGACAGACATGTCCAGCGAGTAGTCAACAGGCTTGGAGTGAGTGGATCAAGCCAGCCGGAGATTATAGAGCGAGAACTCATGAACCTTGTGCCTAAAACTATCTGGACATGGTTTAGTAACGCACTGATTCTTCACGGAAGAAGAACATGCACGGCTAAAAATCCCAAGTGTAACGCCTGCAGTCTGCAACCCTGGTGTGATTATGGCAAACAATCTTAA
- a CDS encoding glycosyltransferase codes for MKILTFMLGAIALLVCLYGLMSVLVRFRIKPVRKTPTVILAGGGTGGHVYPLLAILEEIKRRHPNYRVIYIGKAGKAEDHIIPKEGFQLLHTWAHPFEGVRNPVKLCWCLVVTAFGTLKSIVYLLKFPPLWVISTGGYVSAPTVMAALVLKRLFRVPIGIFLHEQNTIPGKVNLILGKWVDRVFVSFEQTLSFFPKNGVISGYPVRQSISVMDKKPSESALPFKVPPNRKVVFIFGGSQGARTINRAVVDAIPYLFPYRHKIFIVHGRGLSKTPIYDAERDTEERIAQLDEEIKQELPNFYYGQDYFYNIQNVYAIADLVVARSGAGTISEIAAMGKPSILIPKSGLPGDHQVMNARAMKQTGAAYVLYEDVTRNENGEIVEQVKGQVLAQAILRILQDNVLLTTMSLCAKAIFQRNAAKTIADIIEGRAVPLPPEKILASMDIPPAWTNGKLLRALQLSYEKNPSAYTPLDVLKDEDELEYFRYRVGRLLNDHRWEIRNMGVKLAGYLLCRDKIPELLRMIEDRTPVPLWQRLLGGDFREVGFIRRNALKSIRLLGVFDAKVARAVEKALDDPYYEVRAEACQVVTHFSELLAGKDVWFKRILAKLRDPSFEVVVEAAVAIGHIGVDNRAIEVLFSLGTHHFWQVREAALRGILKMLERHVICPSPELYRGLNGFILTSTDFVPHFPIRETYCAIMALCEERVRKQKACLAGTKTTAKEELG; via the coding sequence ATGAAGATATTAACTTTTATGTTAGGTGCCATAGCTCTATTGGTATGTTTATACGGGTTAATGAGTGTTCTTGTACGTTTCAGGATTAAGCCTGTCCGTAAAACTCCAACTGTGATTCTTGCCGGTGGTGGAACGGGGGGACATGTTTATCCCCTGCTTGCGATCCTGGAAGAAATCAAGCGCCGACACCCAAACTATCGAGTCATATACATTGGAAAAGCCGGCAAAGCAGAAGACCACATTATTCCAAAGGAAGGCTTTCAGCTTCTTCATACCTGGGCACATCCTTTTGAAGGTGTAAGGAATCCCGTTAAGCTTTGCTGGTGCCTTGTAGTTACAGCCTTTGGAACTTTAAAAAGTATCGTTTATCTTTTGAAATTCCCACCCTTATGGGTGATCTCCACAGGTGGCTACGTCAGTGCTCCTACCGTTATGGCTGCTCTGGTTCTGAAACGGTTGTTTAGAGTCCCCATAGGAATCTTCCTGCATGAACAAAATACCATCCCCGGAAAGGTTAACCTGATATTGGGAAAATGGGTTGATCGAGTATTTGTAAGTTTTGAACAGACTCTTAGCTTCTTCCCTAAAAACGGCGTTATCAGCGGATACCCTGTGAGGCAGTCTATATCGGTGATGGATAAAAAACCGTCTGAGTCCGCCTTGCCTTTCAAGGTCCCACCAAACAGAAAAGTGGTCTTCATATTTGGTGGATCCCAGGGGGCAAGAACTATAAACCGTGCCGTTGTGGACGCTATTCCTTACCTTTTTCCGTACCGTCACAAAATTTTTATCGTGCACGGAAGAGGACTTTCAAAAACGCCGATTTATGATGCCGAACGCGACACAGAAGAACGTATTGCTCAACTTGATGAAGAAATAAAGCAAGAACTACCAAATTTTTACTACGGGCAGGATTACTTTTATAACATTCAGAATGTCTATGCTATTGCTGATCTTGTAGTAGCAAGAAGTGGTGCCGGAACGATCAGTGAAATAGCTGCCATGGGGAAGCCATCTATTCTGATCCCCAAAAGTGGGCTTCCCGGGGATCATCAGGTAATGAATGCCAGAGCAATGAAACAAACTGGAGCAGCTTATGTTCTTTACGAGGATGTGACCAGGAATGAAAACGGAGAGATCGTAGAGCAAGTTAAAGGGCAGGTGCTAGCTCAAGCCATCCTGAGAATCCTGCAGGATAACGTTTTACTTACAACAATGAGCCTATGCGCCAAAGCAATCTTCCAGCGAAATGCAGCAAAAACTATCGCCGACATAATTGAAGGAAGAGCTGTGCCTCTACCTCCAGAAAAAATCCTTGCATCCATGGATATTCCACCCGCATGGACGAATGGGAAATTGCTTCGCGCTCTTCAACTTTCCTATGAAAAAAATCCTTCCGCTTATACACCCCTAGATGTGCTAAAGGATGAAGATGAACTGGAATACTTTCGCTACCGTGTCGGACGGCTTTTAAATGACCATCGGTGGGAGATTCGAAACATGGGCGTTAAACTCGCAGGATACCTGCTCTGCCGCGACAAAATACCGGAACTTTTGAGAATGATCGAAGATAGAACCCCCGTTCCGCTATGGCAAAGACTTCTAGGAGGTGATTTTCGAGAAGTTGGGTTTATACGCCGTAACGCCCTAAAAAGCATAAGGCTTCTTGGAGTCTTTGACGCAAAGGTTGCCAGAGCAGTAGAAAAAGCCCTTGATGATCCCTATTACGAGGTTAGGGCTGAGGCCTGCCAGGTGGTAACTCACTTTTCAGAACTGCTGGCTGGAAAGGATGTATGGTTCAAAAGGATTCTTGCGAAGTTAAGGGATCCATCATTTGAAGTGGTCGTGGAAGCTGCCGTTGCCATAGGGCACATTGGAGTTGATAATCGAGCAATTGAAGTGCTCTTTTCTCTAGGAACGCATCATTTCTGGCAAGTGCGGGAAGCAGCATTGCGAGGTATTCTCAAGATGCTGGAAAGACATGTTATCTGCCCTTCGCCAGAACTTTACAGGGGACTGAATGGATTTATTCTAACATCCACTGATTTTGTCCCCCATTTCCCCATCAGGGAGACCTACTGTGCTATAATGGCTTTGTGTGAAGAGCGAGTCCGCAAACAAAAGGCCTGTCTGGCGGGAACTAAAACAACAGCTAAAGAAGAACTAGGATAG
- a CDS encoding ThiF family adenylyltransferase, with the protein MIKKVSDFEIMLLAEKKNISVREATALAIEHNIIPERYLKNLGTISTQDQAHICRTRLLVCGCGGLGGHIIQLAARLGFGFIRIVDHDRFDLSNLNRQPFCIADSLFFPKVLATKEIIRRINSLVEVEAFESRVMPSHFDDVDIVLDGFDNPKDRISAEEEANRRGIPFIHGAVRGWWGQVTTTMPDDRPKLKKLYAGVKREARKHEEELGTLVPVVSMIASVQIHEAIRIATSKSPLYSGKLFYWDGESGTAMIINL; encoded by the coding sequence ATGATTAAAAAAGTATCCGATTTTGAAATTATGTTGCTAGCTGAGAAAAAGAATATTTCAGTCCGGGAAGCAACGGCTCTAGCTATAGAACACAACATCATACCAGAGAGGTATCTTAAGAACCTGGGCACCATTTCAACCCAAGATCAGGCTCACATCTGCAGAACCCGACTTCTTGTATGTGGTTGCGGCGGACTGGGAGGTCATATCATACAACTTGCAGCAAGGCTCGGCTTCGGATTTATAAGGATAGTTGATCACGACAGATTTGATCTATCAAATCTAAATCGACAGCCCTTCTGTATAGCAGATTCCCTTTTTTTCCCAAAAGTCCTCGCCACAAAAGAAATCATAAGAAGGATCAACTCTCTTGTCGAAGTAGAAGCTTTCGAATCCCGCGTAATGCCATCACACTTTGACGATGTAGATATAGTCCTGGATGGATTTGACAACCCAAAGGATCGCATATCGGCAGAAGAAGAAGCAAACCGGCGAGGAATACCTTTCATTCATGGAGCGGTTAGAGGCTGGTGGGGACAGGTAACCACTACAATGCCCGACGACAGACCGAAGCTCAAGAAGCTTTATGCAGGAGTAAAAAGAGAAGCCAGAAAACACGAAGAAGAACTTGGAACTCTCGTTCCCGTGGTTTCAATGATAGCCTCAGTCCAGATTCACGAAGCAATCCGGATAGCTACTTCGAAATCTCCTTTATATTCGGGAAAACTTTTCTACTGGGATGGAGAATCGGGAACGGCTATGATTATAAACCTTTGA
- the mraY gene encoding phospho-N-acetylmuramoyl-pentapeptide-transferase, giving the protein MLYWLGNLLMSLSDFLSFFRLVNYTTFRAIMAALTAAIFILICSKPYIMFLHRRKILDQQRETGLRFISGKGDTPTMGGILIIGGAFFSLFLWGNLSSPFLWGVVFATTWFGALGFIDDIKKLRRKSGDRGLSERTKLIVQAAFAIGFACYVTSSFSPLHPREATLFYIPFLKAPLVNLGHWLYTVFVILFVMFVTNSVNITDGLDGLAIMPSILTISVLGVFAYVIGNKIYSAYLYYPYIPGAGELAVVAAALGGAGLGFLWYNAYPAQIFMGDTGSLALGGAISTMCVFLKQEMLFPILGGLFVAEALSSQIQDKIGVKLIGKRLFTRAPLHHALQYRGLAEPKVVVRLWIVSGILALIALATLKIR; this is encoded by the coding sequence ATGCTTTACTGGCTTGGCAACCTGCTTATGTCCCTTTCAGATTTTCTCTCCTTCTTTCGACTGGTAAACTACACAACCTTTCGAGCTATCATGGCGGCTCTTACAGCGGCCATTTTTATTCTTATCTGTAGCAAACCCTACATAATGTTTCTTCATCGTCGCAAGATTCTCGACCAACAGCGGGAAACTGGCCTCAGGTTCATATCAGGGAAAGGTGACACTCCCACGATGGGAGGAATTCTGATAATCGGTGGAGCCTTTTTCTCACTATTTCTATGGGGCAATTTATCGAGCCCCTTTCTTTGGGGTGTTGTATTCGCAACAACCTGGTTTGGTGCTCTCGGATTTATCGACGATATAAAGAAACTCAGGCGAAAAAGTGGTGATCGGGGTCTTTCTGAGAGAACAAAGCTAATTGTTCAGGCGGCTTTTGCCATAGGTTTTGCGTGCTATGTTACAAGTTCCTTCAGTCCGCTCCACCCAAGGGAAGCTACGCTTTTTTACATCCCTTTTCTCAAAGCTCCCCTTGTTAACCTGGGGCATTGGCTCTACACAGTTTTTGTCATTTTGTTCGTAATGTTTGTAACCAATTCCGTAAACATAACCGATGGATTGGACGGACTTGCTATAATGCCCTCAATTCTTACCATTTCTGTGCTTGGAGTTTTTGCTTACGTTATTGGAAACAAAATCTATTCGGCATACCTATACTATCCTTACATTCCTGGGGCTGGAGAACTCGCCGTCGTAGCCGCTGCCTTAGGGGGCGCCGGGCTGGGCTTTCTATGGTATAACGCTTACCCGGCTCAGATATTCATGGGAGATACGGGATCCCTTGCTCTGGGAGGAGCTATTTCCACAATGTGCGTATTCCTTAAGCAGGAAATGCTTTTCCCTATTCTTGGCGGGCTTTTCGTGGCGGAAGCTCTATCGAGCCAGATTCAGGACAAAATCGGTGTAAAACTCATAGGGAAACGCCTATTCACAAGAGCGCCTCTTCATCACGCACTGCAATACCGGGGGCTTGCTGAACCTAAAGTCGTCGTCCGTTTATGGATAGTATCAGGCATCCTGGCTCTCATCGCTCTGGCAACATTGAAAATAAGGTAA
- the purE gene encoding 5-(carboxyamino)imidazole ribonucleotide mutase, whose translation MTKKPLVAVLMGSDSDMKVMEGALEVLRSFEVPYEVKVLSAHRAPEEVANFAKTADSRGIKVIIAGAGWAAHLAGAIAANTVLPVIGVPIDSSPLHGWDALLSTVQMPPGVPVATVSIGKGGAKNAAFLAVEILALWDERLKNRLVAYRAETREAILKKNEELSETMK comes from the coding sequence ATGACAAAAAAACCATTAGTAGCGGTTCTTATGGGCAGTGACTCTGATATGAAGGTGATGGAAGGTGCACTGGAAGTGCTTAGATCTTTCGAAGTGCCTTATGAAGTTAAGGTGCTTTCGGCTCATCGTGCACCAGAAGAAGTGGCGAACTTTGCCAAAACTGCTGATAGTCGAGGTATCAAAGTTATAATTGCAGGAGCCGGATGGGCTGCTCATCTTGCAGGCGCTATCGCTGCCAACACAGTTCTTCCCGTCATAGGAGTTCCCATAGATTCGTCTCCCCTTCATGGCTGGGACGCACTTCTTTCGACCGTGCAGATGCCTCCGGGAGTTCCTGTAGCAACGGTCTCCATTGGAAAAGGGGGAGCAAAAAACGCAGCTTTCCTGGCTGTAGAAATTTTGGCTTTATGGGATGAAAGACTTAAAAACCGCCTTGTTGCCTACCGTGCTGAAACTAGAGAAGCGATCCTAAAGAAAAACGAGGAACTTTCTGAGACTATGAAATAG
- a CDS encoding L-threonylcarbamoyladenylate synthase has product MNPLYWQLNKDEVIPEEVKNLWRELLQKGQIFFYPTETIYGIGTAPYREEWIQNIYLAKGRPEDKPLPLIAASLEDAKDAWVEWNHLVEKLALKFWPGPLTIVLKANPKLPEILHAKTGKIGVRVSSHPVARLLAELAGGLIISTSANPSGEMPLRDPSSIPPRLKNFLAVIIDNGVIFGTPSTVVDCSGGEIKILREGAIPYDLLMKVLDGDSKENQ; this is encoded by the coding sequence ATGAATCCTCTCTACTGGCAACTTAACAAGGATGAGGTAATCCCTGAAGAAGTTAAAAATTTGTGGCGTGAACTTCTTCAAAAGGGTCAGATTTTTTTCTATCCTACCGAAACAATTTACGGTATTGGCACCGCACCTTACCGGGAAGAGTGGATACAAAACATCTATCTTGCTAAAGGCCGCCCCGAAGATAAACCTCTTCCGCTCATTGCTGCGTCCCTTGAAGATGCAAAAGATGCATGGGTAGAGTGGAATCATCTAGTCGAAAAACTCGCTCTTAAATTTTGGCCAGGACCTCTAACGATCGTGCTCAAGGCAAATCCGAAGCTTCCAGAAATACTGCATGCAAAGACAGGAAAAATTGGAGTCCGTGTCTCGTCTCATCCTGTGGCAAGACTTCTTGCAGAACTTGCGGGGGGATTGATAATATCAACAAGCGCAAATCCTTCAGGGGAAATGCCTCTGAGGGACCCTTCATCAATACCACCAAGGCTCAAAAACTTCCTTGCAGTAATTATTGACAATGGTGTTATATTTGGGACTCCATCAACTGTTGTTGACTGCTCAGGGGGAGAAATAAAGATTCTGCGGGAGGGGGCTATCCCGTATGATTTGCTTATGAAAGTTCTGGATGGTGACAGCAAGGAAAATCAATGA
- a CDS encoding IMP cyclohydrolase, which translates to MITITRALISVTDKTGIVDLAKGLVRHGVSIISTGGTAKVLRDSGLPITDVSDFTGFPEMLDGRVKTLHPKIHGGILALRNNENHMTTIKAHGLQLIDMVVVNLYAFEATVSREGCTLEEAIENIDIGGPTLIRASAKNFRHVVVVTDPADYQTILKEMDSQGGKISEQTSFEMAKKAFCLTHRYDGAICNYLSNIPRL; encoded by the coding sequence ATGATAACAATCACTAGAGCTCTTATAAGTGTGACAGACAAAACAGGAATAGTTGATCTGGCTAAAGGGCTTGTGCGTCACGGAGTATCCATCATTTCAACGGGTGGCACTGCTAAAGTGCTTCGGGATTCGGGGCTACCTATAACCGATGTTTCGGATTTTACTGGATTTCCCGAAATGCTCGACGGGCGAGTCAAGACTCTACATCCAAAAATCCACGGCGGCATTCTGGCTCTACGGAATAACGAAAATCACATGACAACCATCAAAGCTCACGGGCTTCAGTTAATTGATATGGTGGTCGTAAATCTCTATGCCTTTGAAGCCACCGTATCCAGAGAAGGATGCACTCTGGAAGAAGCTATAGAAAACATTGACATCGGCGGACCAACTCTCATCCGAGCATCAGCGAAGAACTTCCGACATGTAGTTGTTGTAACAGACCCGGCAGATTACCAAACCATTCTAAAAGAAATGGATTCTCAGGGAGGAAAAATCTCCGAGCAAACTAGCTTTGAAATGGCAAAAAAGGCCTTCTGTTTGACTCATCGCTACGATGGGGCAATTTGTAATTATCTTAGCAACATACCCAGACTGTGA